From the genome of Nicotiana sylvestris chromosome 2, ASM39365v2, whole genome shotgun sequence, one region includes:
- the LOC104226332 gene encoding histone-lysine N-methyltransferase SUVR5, protein MEVLPCSNVCYVTESDCPQQGSGTTLMYGGKSNHLEHAEQVQAGDVKVDDIVLNTKVCQEEKADGHQCNVEELPTPDGLPTGDAYYDFGGDNQMLSNDFHDSGDDNVEEHDHVTRPGLASERLQPVVDNIEIGVPNTNQVVGSSPCESKWLEEDEPLAVWVKWRGLWQAGIRCKRADWPLSTLKAKPTHERKKYLVIFFPRTRNYSWADVLLVRPINEFPHPIAYKTHKVGVKMVKDLTLAHRFIMQRLAVSILNIIDQLRAEALEETGRNVMVWKEFAMEVSRCKDYPDLGRMLLKLNDMILPSYKKTSSMESWIQGCQNANSAEAIEMLKEELTDSLLWNELNSLPIEALYLDLNSQWKNCRSEVMKWFSVSHPVSDSVDVEQPNNGSPLAVEFQQSRKRPKLEVRRAEAHALPLEFQESPQAVTVGIDTSVLGGHSVSNNVLLDSEPTKDDISLGEAPQSGSPGSMTDRWGEIIVQANNSEVIQMEDAELTPINGVVTSNSFDHGSKNRQCVAFIEAKGRQCVRWASDGDVYCCVHLASRFASSSTKAEASPHADTPMCGGTTVLGTKCKHRALCGSSFCKKHRPHDEKGSGSSLPESKHKRKHEDSVLRLDTSSCIDIILAGEVEAPLQVDPISFLGGSSCNRNNLIETPQHLQAKPSGSEMHCIGLWPHGSEPCLEGPKRYSLYCEKHLPSWLKRARNGKSRIISKEVFLELLKDCHSRDQKLHLHQACEIFYRLLKSVLSLRNPVPKEVQFQWAISEASKDAKVGEFLMKLVCTEKERLKSAWGFSSNENAQASPHIEEPSPILRITDNDQDHNDIIKCKICSEMFPDEHVLGTHWMDNHKKEAQWLFRGYACALCLESFTNKKVLEAHMQERHHSQFVENCMLFQCIPCTSNFGNSEELWSHVLATHPASFRLSHTAQQHYFSVTQDSSEKPDIGKSVPSPNINFENQSGFRKFICRFCGLKFDLLPDLGRHHQAAHMGPNSVGSHISKRGIRFYAYKLKSGRLSRPKFKKGLGSVAYRIRNRNAQNMKRRILSSNSMISGKSMIQPSATETAGLGRLADPHCLDIAKILFAEIKRTKPRPSNSDILSIARITCCKVSLQASLEATYGILPERMYLKAAKLCSEQNILVSWHQDGFICPKGCTPVRDPCIVSSLLPLPGQVNRTSSIRPNFTISEWTMDECHYVIDSQQFKHEPSDKTILLCDDISFEQESVPITCVVEENLFASLHILADGSDGQITTSSLPWESFTYVTKSLIDQSVGLEIGSYQLGCSCPNSACSSQTCNHIYLFDNDYEDAKDIYGKPMCGRFPYDERGRIMLEEGYLVYECNQWCSCSKSCQNRVLQNGLCVKLEIYKTETKGWAVRAREAILRGTFVCEYVGEVLDEQEANKRRNSYGREGCGYILEIDAHVNDMSRLIEGQAPYVIDATNYGNVSRYINHSCSPNLVNYQVLVESMDYQLAHVGFYASRDILAGEELTYNYRYKLLPGEGSPCLCGSSNCRGRLY, encoded by the exons ATGGAAGTGCTCCCATGTTCCAATGTATGTTATGTCACGGAGTCTGATTGCCCTCAACAAGGCTCTGGAACTACTCTTATGTATGGTGGAAAATCAAACCACCTTGAACATGCAGAACAAGTTCAAGCCGGTGATGTGAAAGTCGATGACATAGTTCTTAATACGAAGGTGTGCCAGGAAGAGAAAGCAGATGGACATCAATGCAACGTCGAGGAATTACCAACTCCAGACGGGCTCCCTACTGGAGATGCATATTATGATTTTGGAGGAGATAACCAAATGCTGTCGAATGATTTCCATGATTCTGGAGATGACAATGTTGAGGAACATGACCATGTTACAAGACCTGGCCTGGCGTCTGAGCGCCTGCAGCCAGTTGTTGACAACATTGAAATTGGAGTCCCTAACACTAACCAGGTGGTGGGATCCTCTCCCTGCGAGTCCAAGTGGCTTGAAGAAGATGAACCTCTAGCTGTATGGGTCAAG TGGAGGGGCTTGTGGCAAGCAGGAATTAGATGTAAAAGAGCTGATTGGCCATTATCGACTCTCAAAGCTAAGCCTACACATGAGAGGAAAAAATATCTTGTGATATTCTTTCCTCGCACCAGAAATTATTCGTGGGCTGATGTGCTCCTTGTTCGCCCAATAAATGAATTTCCGCATCCCATTGCATATAAAACCCATAAAGTTGGGGTGAAAATGGTGAAAGACTTGACTCTTGCTCACCGTTTTATCATGCAAAGACTTGCTGTCAGCATACTGAATATTATTGATCAATTACGTGCGGAG GCTCTAGAAGAGACTGGTCGCAATGTGATGGTATGGAAGGAATTCGCAATGGAAGTTTCCCGCTGCAAGGATTATCCTGATCTGGGAAGGATGCTTTTGAAACTTAATGAT ATGATACTGCCGTCATATAAAAAAACATCTTCGATGGAGTCTTGGATTCAGGGCTGTCAGAATGCAAACAGTGCTGAAGCAATTGAAATGCTGAAGGAG GAATTGACTGATTCTCTTCTTTGGAATGAGTTGAACTCGCTTCCAATTGAAGCATTATATCTTGATCTGAACTCTCAGTGGAAGAACTGCAGATCTGAGGTTATGAAATGGTTTTCAGTTTCACATCCTGTATCTGATAGTGTAGATGTTGAACAGCCGAATAATGGTAGCCCATTGGCGGTGGAGTTTCAGCAGAGCAGAAAGAGGCCCAAGCTTGAAGTTCGTCGTGCTGAGGCACATGCTTTGCCGCTGGAATTTCAAGAGTCACCTCAGGCTGTCACTGTTGGAATTGACACTAGTGTTCTTGGTGGCCATAGTGTATCCAACAATGTACTGTTGGATTCTGAACCTACAAAAGATGACATTTCTCTTGGAGAGGCTCCTCAAAGTGGTTCTCCCGGTAGTATGACAGATAGATGGGGAGAGATTATTGTTCAAGCAAACAATTCTGAGGTCATTCAGATGGAAGATGCGGAACTGACTCCTATAAATGGAGTTGTTACTAGTAATTCCTTTGATCACGGGAGTAAGAATCGCCAGTGCGTGGCTTTTATTGAAGCCAAAGGAAGACAATGTGTTAGATGGGCAAGTGATGGTGATGTTTACTGTTGTGTGCACTTGGCCTCTCGTTTTGCTAGTAGCTCCACTAAGGCGGAAGCATCGCCACATGCTGATACACCTATGTGTGGAGGGACCACTGTTCTTGGGACTAAATGTAAGCATCGTGCCTTGTGTGGCTCTTCTTTCTGTAAGAAACACAGGCCCCATGATGAGAAAGGATCAGGCTCCAGTTTGCCGGAGAGTAAACACAAGCGAAAGCATGAGGACAGTGTCCTTAGATTGGATACTTCAAGTTGCATAGATATTATTCTTGCTGGAGAAGTTGAAGCTCCGCTCCAAGTTGATCCCATCTCATTTCTTGGTGGATCATCTTGCAATAGAAACAACTTGATTGAGACTCCTCAGCATTTGCAGGCTAAGCCTAGTGGTTCGGAGATGCATTGCATTGGATTGTGGCCACATGGAAGTGAGCCTTGCCTAGAAGGTCCAAAACGATATTCATTATACTGTGAGAAGCATTTACCAAGCTGGCTTAAACGTGCGAGAAATGGCAAGAGTAGGATAATTTCAAAGGAAGTATTCTTAGAACTTCTGAAGGATTGCCACTCCAGGGATCAAAAGTTGCATTTACATCAAGCTTGTGAGATTTTCTATAGACTTTTAAAAAGTGTACTTTCTTTGAGAAACCCAGTCCCAAAAGAAGTGCAATTCCAATGGGCCATATCTGAAGCTTCTAAAGATGCAAAGGTTGGTGAATTCTTAATGAAGTTAGTTTGTACTGAAAAGGAGAGGCTGAAAAGTGCTTGGGGCTTTAGCTCTAATGAAAATGCACAAGCTTCCCCTCACATCGAAGAACCAAGTCCAATATTAAGGATTACAGATAATGACCAGGATCACAATGATATCATTAAGTGCAAAATTTGCTCAGAAATGTTTCCAGATGAGCATGTGCTTGGAACACACTGGATGGACAATCATAAAAAGGAAGCTCAATGGCTGTTCAGGGGTTATGCATGTGCTCTCTGCCTGGAATCTTTTACTAATAAGAAAGTTTTGGAAGCTCACATGCAGGAGAGGCATCATTCGCAGTTTGTTGAAAATTGCATGCTTTTCCAGTGTATTCCTTGTACTAGCAATTTTGGGAACTCAGAGGAGTTATGGTCCCACGTGCTCGCCACACATCCTGCCAGTTTTAGGTTGTCTCATACTGCTCAACAGCATTATTTTTCCGTAACTCAAGATTCGTCAGAGAAGCCTGATATTGGCAAGTCAGTGCCTTCACCGAATATTAATTTTGAGAACCAGTCTGGTTTCCGAAAATTCATCTGCAGATTTTGTGGCCTGAAATTTGATTTGTTACCTGATCTAGGCCGCCATCATCAGGCTGCTCACATGGGTCCTAATTCTGTTGGCTCTCATATCTCAAAGAGAGGCATCCGTTTCTATGCTTATAAACTAAAGTCAGGAAGACTTAGCCGTCCGAAATTCAAGAAGGGTCTCGGATCTGTAGCATATAGGATTAGGAACAGAAATGCTCAGAATATGAAGAGACGCATCTTGTCATCAAACTCCATGATTAGTGGAAAATCTATGATTCAACCTAGTGCAACCGAGACAGCTGGTCTAGGCAGACTGGCAGATCCCCACTGCCTGGATATTGCAAAGATACTGTTTGCTGAGATTAAGAGAACAAAGCCACGGCCAAGTAACTCAGACATCTTATCAATAGCTCGGATTACTTGCTGTAAAGTTAGCCTCCAAGCCTCACTAGAAGCAACCTATGGAATTTTGCCGGAGCGCATGTATCTCAAAGCAGCAAAATTGTGTAGTGAGCAGAATATCCTTGTAAGCTGGCACCAAGATGGTTTCATTTGCCCCAAAGGATGTACACCTGTTCGTGATCCTTGCATAGTATCCTCATTACTTCCCCTTCCTGGTCAAGTGAATAGAACCAGCAGTATTCGACCAAATTTCACTATTAGTGAGTGGACAATGGATGAGTGTCACTACGTCATTGATTCTCAACAGTTCAAGCATGAACCGTCCGACAAAACTATTCTCTTGTGTGATGACATAAGCTTTGAACAGGAATCAGTTCCGATAACTTGTGTGGTGGAAGAAAATCTTTTTGCCTCCCTCCACATTCTTGCTGATGGTTCCGATGGCCAAATTACCACGAGTTCTCTTCCTTGGGAGAGCTTTACTTATGTAACCAAATCGTTGATTGATCAATCCGTTGGTCTTGAAATAGGG AGTTACCAATTGGGGTGTTCTTGTCCAAATTCAGCATGCTCTTCTCAAACTTGTAATCATATTTATCTTTTTGATAATGACTACGAGGACGCAAAAGATATTTATGGGAAGCCTATGTGTGGAAGGTTCCCGTATGATGAGAGAGGTCGGATAATGTTGGAG GAGGGCTACCTAGTCTATGAATGCAATCAATGGTGCTCTTGCAGTAAATCTTGCCAGAATCGGGTTTTGCAGAATGGATTGTGTGTGAAGCTAGAAATATACAAAACCGAGACAAAG GGATGGGCAGTCAGGGCAAGAGAAGCAATCCTTCGCGGTACATTTGTGTGTGAATATGTCGGAGAGGTACTTGATGAGCAGGAAGCAAATAAAAGACGCAATAG TTATGGAAGAGAAGGTTGCGGGTACATCTTGGAGATAGATGCTCACGTCAATGATATGAGCAGACTGATTGAAGGGCAAGCGCCATATGTAATTGATGCTACTAACTATGGAAACGTTTCCCGTTACATCAACCACAG TTGCTCGCCGAATCTCGTGAATTATCAAGTTCTTGTGGAAAGCATGGATTATCAGCTTGCACACGTTGGTTTTTATGCAAGTCGAGAT ATACTTGCAGGTGAAGAACTGACCTATAATTACAGATACAAACTATTGCCTGGAGAAGGGTCTCCATGCCTGTGTGGATCTTCCAATTGCAGGGGACGTCTTTACTAA
- the LOC104226334 gene encoding BTB/POZ domain-containing protein At3g50780: MAEIRVRKVEQGQTKIRNVPIAVTPEGFWCCPSPNVFQKSLKTQNPLNKPKSPVPPSQNPVHKKQTSVTEKRPASAAPKAGIISDDKRGVSSDTPVVSASVPAERTPRSKVENVPRKVSIEFGEPGTSDLRVILLGKQGFTVKLNVHKNILVENSSYFANKISEQQPVFPCIEIDDCEDVEIYVETVGLMYCKEFKQRLIKQSVSRVLRIIKVAEQLGFKSCMQSCLEYLEAVPWVGEEEEEKVVSSVLRLQSEGIGVTPVLKRVSSDISKPHKDTFSHILELVLKSNEERGRREMKSIVLKLLRENNSLPSSSNSVDSYYEIIYGSCTSCLNSVLSLFKQAAEPEFSNNSSDCREPVVKQMVLEADNLSWMLEILTDRQAADEFAVMWASQQELASLHTKLPIVSRHHVSCITARLFVGIGRGELLPSKDTRNLLLQTWLQPLINDYSWLQHGCRSFDRKVVEEGIGRTILTLPLEEQQSILLSWLGSFLKSGDNCPNLQRAFEVWWRRTFVRPYAESGNTRQLDHLVTPKVTEH, encoded by the exons ATGGCTGAAATTAGAGTTAGAAAGGTAGAACAAGGCCAAACCAAAATTAGGAATGTTCCAATTGCTGTGACCCCAGAGGGTTTCTGGTGTTGTCCCTCTCCCAATGTTTTTCAGAAGAGCCTCAAAACACAGAATCCTTTAAACAAGCCCAAATCTCCTGTTCCTCCATCCCAAAACCCGGTTCACAAGAAACAAACTTCAGTAACTGAGAAAAGACCGGCTAGTGCAGCACCTAAGGCAGGTATTATTTCTGATGACAAAAGAGGTGTTAGTTCTGATACACCTGTCGTTAGTGCATCGGTGCCTGCAGAGAGAACGCCTCGTTCAAAGGTTGAAAATGTACCAAGGAAAGTATCGATTGAGTTTGGTGAACCGGGAACTAGTGATCTCAGGGTGATCTTGCTAGGAAAGCAGGGGTTCACTGTGAAGTTGAATGTTCACAAGAATATTCTGGTGGAAAATAGCAGTTATTTTGCTAATAAAATATCAGAACAGCAGCCGGTTTTTCCTTGCATTGAAATTGATGATTGTGAGGATGTTGAGATATATGTTGAAACCGTCGGCCTCATGTATTGCAAAGAATTTAAGCAGCGGCTGATCAAACAAAGTGTTTCTCGTGTTCTGCGTATTATCAAG gtagcagaacaactTGGATTTAAATCATGCATGCAGTCATGTTTAGAGTATTTGGAAGCAGTACCATgggttggggaagaagaagaggagaaagTTGTTTCATCAGTCCTACGGCTGCAGAGTGAGGGAATCGGAGTGACCCCTGTGTTAAAAAGGGTGTCATCTGATATTTCTAAGCCTCATAAGGACACTTTCTCTCACATCCTAGAACTGGTGCTCAAAAGTAATGAAGAGAGAGGTCGCCGTGAAATGAAATCCATAGTACTGAAGCTCCTCAGGGAGAATAACAGTCTTCCAAGTTCATCTAACTCAGTTGACAGttattatgaaataatttatGGCTCGTGTACAAGCTGCCTGAATTCAGTATTGAGTCTGTTCAAACAAGCAGCTGAACCTGAGTTTAGCAACAACTCCAGTGATTGCAGAGAACCAGTAGTGAAGCAGATGGTTCTAGAGGCGGATAACCTCTCGTGGATGCTTGAAATTTTAACCGACAGGCAAGCAGCAGATGAGTTTGCGGTAATGTGGGCTAGCCAGCAGGAGTTGGCTTCTCTGCATACAAAACTACCTATTGTGTCTCGCCACCACGTTAGCTGCATCACAGCAAGGCTTTTTGTAGGAATAGGAAGAGGGGAACTTCTGCCATCAAAGGACACGCGTAACCTATTGTTACAGACCTGGTTACAGCCATTGATCAATGACTACAGCTGGTTGCAGCACGGTTGCAGGTCATTTGACCGTAAGGTAGTGGAGGAAGGAATCGGCAGAACAATCCTAACACTACCTCTAGAGGAGCAGCAGAGCATTTTACTTTCTTGGTTAGGTAGTTTCCTCAAGTCTGGTGATAATTGTCCAAATCTTCAGAGAGCATTTGAAGTCTGGTGGCGTCGGACTTTTGTCAGACCATATGCAGAGTCAGGAAATACCCGCCAATTAGACCACTTGGTGACTCCAAAGGTGACAGAACATTAG
- the LOC104226333 gene encoding uncharacterized protein — MEAESSSQKPHMQMAATRISVSSCPSLLMAFLFALSASFQFNDPDWYLWFPLYAMACLVNMVNGVPKVTKTAKIALLMGIILFLKVVIEDVRFHQGITGLWSFDMRERVVREKLGSGLVILSMSLQLLKSDINNPSLANHVEFGQSMLVAIGYGLSVAFFLFSKPEMKF, encoded by the exons ATGGAAGCAGAATCATCTTCTCAAAAACCTCATATGCAAATGGCAGCAACAAGAATTTCAGTTTCTAGCTGCCCTTCACTTTTAATGGCCTTCCTTTTTGCTTTGTCTGCCTCTTTCCAATTCAATGATCCTG ATTGGTATTTGTGGTTTCCTCTATATGCAATGGCTTGCCTTGTCAACATGGTCAATGGAGTCCCTAAAGTCACAAAAACAGCCAAAATTGCACTCTTGATGGGAATCATCTTATTCCTCAAAGTTGTCATTGAAGATGTTCGTTTTCATCAAGGAATAACTGGACTTTGGTCGTTCGATATGAGGGAAAGAGTTGTGAGGGAAAAGCTTGGAAGTGGACTAGTTATTCTTTCCATGTCTTTACAACTGCTAAAATCAGACATTAATAATCCCTCACTTGCAAACCATGTTGAATTTG GACAATCGATGTTGGTTGCAATAGGTTATGGCCTGTCCGTTgctttcttcttattctcaaaGCCAGAAATGAAGTTTTAA
- the LOC104226089 gene encoding BEL1-like homeodomain protein 4, with amino-acid sequence MGITSTPPRPSIVTSHNSKGHINPTILHQLSDNLNSMSQDYHHQSLFSFPNGFERSQAEQQQQQQQQQHMAQQIRRDKLRVQGFEPQPFEEETSGLPVYDQTAGMLSEMFSFPPGTSSELLEAQFNPNYRHPNPNQRSQPQQIPPPAGMGNEWFGNRQGMVVPLGYAKNHNNQISSAGINAAESMQLFLMNPQPRSPSPSPSHPPPPPSTNSSTLHMLLPNPSSTSTIEGFPNPAEGSFGQFTWGNNGGASASLNTPNEIGAGVNHVVESQGLSLSLSSSLQHKVEELRMGEESGMLFFNQGGGGSTTSGQFRYKNLNIGNSGVVGQNIHQQVHVGYGSSLGVVNVLRNSKYAKAAQELLEEFCSVGRGKFKKNNKATAANPNSNNPSGGTNGGGGNNNTSSSSSKDLPPLSAADRIEHQRRKVKLLSMLDEAHRRYNHYCEQMQMVVNSFDLVMGFGAAIPYTALAQKAMSRHFRCLKDAITAQLKHSCELLGDKDAGTSGLTKGETPRLKMLEQSLRQQRAFHQMGMMEQEAWRPQRGLPERSVNILRAWLFEHFLHPYPSDADKHLLARQTGLSRNQVSNWFINARVRLWKPMVEEMYQQEAKEEEEEDDERENSQNQNSGNNAQTPTPNMSNSSSTNMTTTTTALGAAAAAAETGTAATTATATATAASTLGKRSEINAPENDPSLVAINSHISFSENQATFPTNIHDSDAAACRRGGKFFGDDYGTTTNADVGSTMIRFGTTSGDVSLTLGLRHAGNLPENTHFFG; translated from the exons ATGGGAATAACAAGTACACCACCTCGTCCTTCTATTGTTACATCTCATAATTCAAAGGGTCACATTAATCCAACAATTCTTCATCAACTCTCGGATAATCTCAATTCTATGTCCCAAGATTATCATCACCAAAGTCTTTTCAGTTTCCCGAATGGGTTCGAGAGATCACAAGCggaacaacagcaacagcagcagcagcaacaacacatGGCTCAACAGATCCGTCGAGATAAATTACGAGTGCAAGGATTTGAACCCCAACCGTTTGAAGAAGAAACGAGTGGGCTTCCAGTTTATGATCAGACCGCTGGAATGTTATCTGAAATGTTTAGTTTCCCACCCGGCACGTCATCGGAGTTGTTGGAGGCCCAATTCAACCCGAATTACAGACACCCGAACCCGAATCAACGGTCTCAGCCACAGCAGATTCCACCTCCCGCCGGCATGGGAAACGAGTGGTTCGGGAACCGACAAGGAATGGTAGTACCATTGGGATATGCAAAAAATCATAACAATCAGATATCAAGTGCTGGTATTAATGCGGCGGAGTCCATGCAACTTTTTCTTATGAATCCACAGCCAAggtcaccttcaccttctccttctcatcctcctcctcctccttcaacTAATTCTTCTACTCTTCACATGTTGTTACCAAATCCATCATCTACTTCAACTATAGAAGGGTTTCCCAATCCAGCTGAAGGATCTTTTGGTCAATTCACATGGGGTAATAATGGAGGTGCAAGTGCCAGTCTCAATACCCCTAATGAAATCGGAGCTGGAGTAAATCATGTTGTAGAAAGCCAAGGCCTTTCTTTATCTTTATCATCTTCATTACAGCACAAGGTCGAGGAATTAAGGATGGGCGAAGAAAGTGGAATGTTATTTTTCAATCAAGGAGGAGGAGGGTCTACTACTTCTGGACAATTTCGATACAAGAATTTGAATATTGGTAACAGTGGAGTAGTAGGCCAAAACATTCATCAACAAGTCCATGTTGGGTATGGCTCTTCTTTAGGAGTGGTGAATGTGTTGAGAAATTCCAAGTATGCTAAAGCAGCCCAAGAACTACTGGAAGAATTTTGCAGTGTTGGGAGGGGTAAATTCAAGAAGAATAACAAAGCAACAGCCGCTAACCCTAATTCTAATAACCCTAGTGGCGGCACTAATGGTGGCGGCGGTAACAATAATACTTCATCGTCTTCATCAAAGGATCTGCCTCCTTTGTCAGCTGCTGATAGGATTGAACATCAGAGAAGGAAGGTCAAACTTTTATCTATGCTTGATGAGGCAC ATAGGAGGTACAATCATTACTGCGAGCAAATGCAAATGGTGGTAAACTCGTTTGATCTAGTGATGGGTTTCGGTGCAGCAATTCCTTACACAGCACTTGCACAGAAGGCTATGTCAAGACACTTCAGGTGTTTGAAGGATGCAATAACAGCACAATTGAAACACAGTTGTGAACTGCTGGGAGATAAAGATGCCGGCACTTCAGGATTGACTAAAGGAGAAACTCCAAGGCTTAAGATGCTTGAACAAAGTCTGAGGCAGCAAAGAGCCTTTCACCAAATGGGAATGATGGAACAAGAAGCTTGGAGACCCCAAAGAGGCTTACCTGAACGCTCTGTCAACATTTTAAGAGCTTGGCTTTTTGAGCATTTCCTCCACCC GTATCCAAGCGATGCTGATAAGCATCTGTTGGCAAGACAGACTGGTCTCTCAAGGAACCAG GTATCAAACTGGTTCATAAATGCCAGGGTGCGGTTGTGGAAACCCATGGTAGAAGAGATGTATCAACAAGaagccaaagaagaagaggaggaagatgATGAAAGAGAGAATAGCCAAAACCAAAATAGTGGCAATAATGCACAAACACCAACGCCTAATATGAGTAACTCTTCTTCTACTAATATGACCACAACTACGACAGCACTAGGAGCAGCTGCAGCAGCAGCAGAGACAGGAACAGCTGccacaacagcaacagcaacagcaacagcagcatCCACATTAGGCAAAAGATCCGAAATCAATGCCCCTGAAAACGACCCTTCACTCGTTGCAATCAATTCCCACATTTCCTTCTCGGAAAACCAAGCAACTTTCCCGACCAATATTCATGACTCCGACGCCGCGGCATGCCGTCGCGGCGGCAAGTTCTTCGGTGATGATTATGGGACCACCACCAACGCTGATGTGGGATCCACCATGATAAGATTTGGGACCACTTCTGGTGATGTGTCACTCACCTTAGGGTTACGCCATGCAGGAAATTTACCAGAGAATACTCATTTCTTTGGTTAA